The Helianthus annuus cultivar XRQ/B chromosome 16, HanXRQr2.0-SUNRISE, whole genome shotgun sequence genome includes a window with the following:
- the LOC110915130 gene encoding glutathione S-transferase T3-like isoform X1, producing MHPYRPPFGGPARPTNPNTTQPQTPYNLQDMDPSFLTYAAFLSGASPFVPPTYGFGQAGGSQPSQPEPESEPDVEVVPESQPEPVQDKSKRGRRSHKKKEKDEPRRAKTTIKWTKDEEYTLSRAWLDISEDEDTANFQTGPVFWDRVRALFYSSWGQGEHRDKDSISSKWTDINNKCHAFQEVYQRNYDNRPSGESDVGVLTKTLEEFDRTKSPFTYYKCWELLRKSPKWALVNPMTSSSRRRAKRSKTSSSADPSTPTSDARNVNLNETLDVDEQIQEELARPTGRRKGTGKKTVESSSDLELKDDFEEMNRRLQDIRDLGHKRWEIMKDRVVETKKFNELQEARQMEKDIEFLSKPIDHLQGDALILAQMRRQKIREKYGL from the exons ATGCATCCATACCGACCCCCGTTTGGTGGCCCCGCAAGACCcacgaacccgaacacaacccaaccgcaaaccCCGTACAACCTacaagacatggacccgagcttttTAACTTACGCGGCTTTCTTGAGTGGCGCCTCTCCTTTTGTTCCTCCCACCTACGGCTttggtcaagccggcgggtcgcaaccgtcacaacccgaacccgaatccgaaccCGATGTCGAGGTCGTGCCGGAGTcgcaacccgaaccggtgcaagaCAAATCGAAACGCGGCAGAAGGTCGCATAAAAAGAAGGAAAAGGATGAGCCTCGACGTGCAAAAACAACCATTAAATGGACGAAGGACGAGGAATACACGTTGAGTCGGGCGTGGCTCGATATTTCGGAGGACGAAGATACCG caaactttcaaacgggcccCGTTTTTTGGGATAGGGTGCGTGCACTCTTTTATAGCTCGTGGGGTCAAGGCGAGCATCGGGACAAGGATTcaatttctagcaaatggaccgacatcaacaacaaaTGTCACGCGTTTCAAGAAGTTTACCAACGTAACTACGACAATCGCCCGAGCGGTGAAAGTGACGTCGGGGTTTTAACAAAGACTTTGGAGGAGTTCGATCGGACGAAAAGCCCTTTCACGTACTATAAGTGTTGGGAGCTTctacgaaaaagtccaaagtgggcgcTTGTTAATCCAATGACGTCAAGTAGTAGACGCCgggctaaaaggtcaaaaacGTCATCCTCCGCCGACCCGTCAACTCCGACATCCGATGCCCGTAATGTTAATTTAAATGAAACGTTGGACGTCGACGAGCAAATTCAAGAAGAGTTGGCCCGACCCACCGGTAGAAGAAAGGGAACGGGGAAAAAAAcggtcgagtcgtcttccgatctcgaaCTAAAGGatgatttcgaggagatgaaccgtcgtctccaagatATTCGCGACCTCGGCCACAAACGTTGGGAGATTATGAAAGACCGAGTAGTTGAAACCAAAAAGTTCAACGAGTTGCAAGAGGCGCgacaaatggaaaaggacattgagtttttgtccaaaccgatCGACCACCTCCAAGGCGACGCGTTGATCTTGGCTcaaatgcgtcgccaaaaaatacgagaaaaatatggactttag
- the LOC110915130 gene encoding glutathione S-transferase T3-like isoform X2 produces MHPYRPPFGGPARPTNPNTTQPQTPYNLQDMDPSFLTYAAFLSGASPFVPPTYGFGQAGGSQPSQPEPESEPDVEVVPESHKKKEKDEPRRAKTTIKWTKDEEYTLSRAWLDISEDEDTANFQTGPVFWDRVRALFYSSWGQGEHRDKDSISSKWTDINNKCHAFQEVYQRNYDNRPSGESDVGVLTKTLEEFDRTKSPFTYYKCWELLRKSPKWALVNPMTSSSRRRAKRSKTSSSADPSTPTSDARNVNLNETLDVDEQIQEELARPTGRRKGTGKKTVESSSDLELKDDFEEMNRRLQDIRDLGHKRWEIMKDRVVETKKFNELQEARQMEKDIEFLSKPIDHLQGDALILAQMRRQKIREKYGL; encoded by the exons ATGCATCCATACCGACCCCCGTTTGGTGGCCCCGCAAGACCcacgaacccgaacacaacccaaccgcaaaccCCGTACAACCTacaagacatggacccgagcttttTAACTTACGCGGCTTTCTTGAGTGGCGCCTCTCCTTTTGTTCCTCCCACCTACGGCTttggtcaagccggcgggtcgcaaccgtcacaacccgaacccgaatccgaaccCGATGTCGAGGTCGTGCCGGA GTCGCATAAAAAGAAGGAAAAGGATGAGCCTCGACGTGCAAAAACAACCATTAAATGGACGAAGGACGAGGAATACACGTTGAGTCGGGCGTGGCTCGATATTTCGGAGGACGAAGATACCG caaactttcaaacgggcccCGTTTTTTGGGATAGGGTGCGTGCACTCTTTTATAGCTCGTGGGGTCAAGGCGAGCATCGGGACAAGGATTcaatttctagcaaatggaccgacatcaacaacaaaTGTCACGCGTTTCAAGAAGTTTACCAACGTAACTACGACAATCGCCCGAGCGGTGAAAGTGACGTCGGGGTTTTAACAAAGACTTTGGAGGAGTTCGATCGGACGAAAAGCCCTTTCACGTACTATAAGTGTTGGGAGCTTctacgaaaaagtccaaagtgggcgcTTGTTAATCCAATGACGTCAAGTAGTAGACGCCgggctaaaaggtcaaaaacGTCATCCTCCGCCGACCCGTCAACTCCGACATCCGATGCCCGTAATGTTAATTTAAATGAAACGTTGGACGTCGACGAGCAAATTCAAGAAGAGTTGGCCCGACCCACCGGTAGAAGAAAGGGAACGGGGAAAAAAAcggtcgagtcgtcttccgatctcgaaCTAAAGGatgatttcgaggagatgaaccgtcgtctccaagatATTCGCGACCTCGGCCACAAACGTTGGGAGATTATGAAAGACCGAGTAGTTGAAACCAAAAAGTTCAACGAGTTGCAAGAGGCGCgacaaatggaaaaggacattgagtttttgtccaaaccgatCGACCACCTCCAAGGCGACGCGTTGATCTTGGCTcaaatgcgtcgccaaaaaatacgagaaaaatatggactttag
- the LOC110920300 gene encoding uncharacterized protein LOC110920300, which yields MEIAELNLIGDFEAGIKCLQNPSLLSNLSLHNKLPQYSFWTCGALLIAVFATFTNLFNKINLFIHQIRFRFLSSFQTSSPQQIQFDDDDFDFDFSDDDIDDDTPSSVAESDDEDYDSEDTRVNEVFRVEGSGSSYFNDNEGQEGNFTLRRRNRFSWSDFSAGKSVVQLWDSFGLGLDFEDDDDESGIAIWDLNRDVKLSSGRRCQVPASVAEKVVLTAEMDGSHGGVGFGTYDSRMGVTCPAVCATWQPRRKVE from the coding sequence ATGGAAATTGCAGAGCTCAATCTCATCGGCGACTTCGAAGCCGGAATCAAATGCTTACAAAACCCCTCTCTCCTCTCCAATCTTTCTTTACACAACAAACTCCCCCAGTACAGTTTCTGGACATGTGGCGCCTTACTCATCGCCGTTTTCGCCACTTTCACTAACCTATTTAACAAAATCAACCTCTTTATACACCAGATCCGTTTCAGATTCTTATCCTCCTTTCAAACCTCATCCCCTCAGCAAATTCAATTCGACGATgatgatttcgattttgactTTTCCGATGACGATATAGACGATGATACGCCGTCATCTGTAGCAGAGTCCGATGATGAAGATTATGATTCTGAGGACACCCGTGTGAATGAAGTTTTCCGTGTTGAAGGTAGTGGTAGTAGTTATTTTAACGATAACGAAGGGCAAGAAGGTAATTTCACTCTCCGGCGGCGTAACCGGTTCTCGTGGTCGGATTTTTCAGCCGGAAAAAGTGTTGTACAGTTATGGGATAGTTTTGGTTTAGGGTTAGATTttgaagacgatgatgatgaatCGGGAATTGCGATATGGGATTTGAATCGGGATGTGAAGTTGAGCTCCGGGAGACGGTGTCAGGTTCCGGCGTCAGTGGCGGAGAAGGTTGTTCTGACGGCGGAGATGGATGGGAGTCACGGTGGTGTCGGGTTTGGTACGTATGATTCTCGGATGGGTGTTACGTGTCCGGCTGTTTGTGCCACGTGGCAGCCACGACGGAAGGTGGAGTGA